The following proteins are encoded in a genomic region of Eriocheir sinensis breed Jianghai 21 chromosome 2, ASM2467909v1, whole genome shotgun sequence:
- the LOC127000503 gene encoding facilitated trehalose transporter Tret1-2 homolog: MSPRKEEMLNVETSYQGHDNLAFDTGPEDVESPAAPEEKRKEVTGTAEGTERGPDATPSGKATSGERTEQGDASTKDVEASDKGQGSSFIRNQVVCAVLAGLTHLAIGTIIGLPGVILPQLTDPASPDIFFNTSEVALFGSLLHVGAMVGSLMGGGLNVYLGQRVTLLLSMPFALVLWLGMSFTSTVWVLQLIRALLGMTQGFIGAASANYLAEVTQSELRGRLMSFLDIGRQSGILLVYIVGSIELTWREVMVVCGCVTTVPTFIGLLFLPNSPRWLVTRGRHDEAYDSLVFLRGPDHNSKLELQTIVDHFNQATANKQSTVEQLKQIREPTIVYRLVFMGILTILLQFTGNLPIVTYVVPIFQAAKSQLNSYGSAVSIASLRVAGTVTFMVVVERMGRRTLLVASSLGCAVTLLFLGVYFLLQNMGADVTSITWLPLVSLLVYMPFVVTIQAVVAILRSEIYPTSLRAVTVSIVYIVFFLAMFVVTQLFPVMVETTGEQGVFWTYAGSCLLMALMAALLLPETRGQTLEEVDDTFRYGKKIQMRVPCITGGVSDKDGGGSQSHVL; the protein is encoded by the exons ATGAGTCCCAGGAAGGAAGAGATGCTAAACGTCGAAACGTCATATCAGGGCCACGACAACCTGGCCTTTGACACCGGCCCAGAGGACGTGGAATCACCTGCAGCAcctgaagaaaagaggaaagaggtcaCGGGCACGGCAGAGGGCACAGAGCGAGGTCCTGACGCGACTCCTTCAGGAAAAGCGACAAGTGGCGAGCGCACAGAGCAAGGCGACGCAAGCACAAAGGATGTCGAAGCTAGTGACAAGGGCCAAGGATCGAGCTTCATCAGAAATCAG GTGGTGTGCGCCGTGCTGGCCGGCCTCACCCACCTGGCCATCGGCACCATCATCGGCCTGCCCGGCGTGATCCTGCCGCAGCTCACCGACCCGGCCTCGCCAGACATATTCTTTAACACTTCAGAAGTGGCGCTCTTCG GAAGTCTGCTGCACGTAGGTGCCATGGTCGGTTCTCTGATGGGGGGGGGCCTCAACGTTTACCTGGGGCAGCGCGTGACCCTCCTCCTGTCCATGCCCTTCGCGCTGGTCCTGTGGCTAGGAATGTCTTTCACTTCGACAGTCTGGGTCCTGCAGCTCATACGCGCCCTGCTTGGGATGACGCAGGGCTTCATAGGCGCCGCGTCCGCAAACTACCTGGCGGAGGTGACTCAGTCCGAGCTAAGGGGACGCCTCATGTCGTTCCTGGACATCGGGCGGCAGAGCGGCATCCTCCTAGTGTACATAGTGGGCAGCATCGAGCTGACGTGGcgggaagtgatggtggtgtgtggcTGCGTCACCACCGTACCTACCTTCATcggcctcctcttcctgcccAACTCACCGCGCTGGCTCGTGACTCGAGGCCGCCACGACGAGGCTTACGATTCCTTGGTCTTCCTGAGGGGACCTGATCACAACTCCAAGCTAGAGTTACAGACCATCGTGGACCACTTCAATCAGGCCACTGCCAACAAGCAGAGCACGGTGGAACAACTGAAACAGATACGAGAACCGACAATCGTTTACAGACTCGTGTTCATGGGCATCCTCACCATCCTGCTGCAGTTCACCGGTAACCTGCCGATCGTGACCTACGTCGTGCCGATTTTCCAGGCGGCCAAATCGCAGCTGAACTCTTACGGCAGCGCGGTGTCCATCGCCAGCCTGCGAGTGGCGGGCACCGTGaccttcatggtggtggtggagcgcaTGGGCCGCAGGACCTTGCTGGTGGCCTCCTCCCTGGGCTGCGCCGTCACCCTGCTGTTTCTCGGAGTGTACTTCCTGCTGCAGAACATGGGTGCGGACGTCACCTCCATCACCTGGCTGCCACTCGTCTCCTTGCTGGTGTACATGCCCTTCGTGGTCACTATCCAGGCGGTGGTGGCCATCCTGCGCTCAGAAATCTATCCGACCTCTCTGCGCGCCGTGACTGTGTCTATCGTATACATCGTCTTCTTCCTGGCCATGTTCGTCGTAACCCAGCTGTTCCCGGTCATGGTGGAGACCACAGGGGAGCAGGGGGTGTTCTGGACCTATGCCGGCTCCTGCCTCCTCATGGCCCTCATGGCGGCGCTGCTGCTTCCCGAGACACGTGGTCAAACCCTGGAGGAGGTGGACGACACCTTTCGGTACGGCAAGAAGATACAGATGCGGGTGCCGTGTATTACAGGTGGAGTCAGTGATAAGGATGGCGGCGGATCTCAAAGTCATGTACTCTGA
- the LOC127000544 gene encoding adenosine 3'-phospho 5'-phosphosulfate transporter 2-like, translating into MTKGESVFVPLGEAGADGPQPPKKVVKFFGIPVSTLPVTLQLILLTALVFIFYLMYGYVLELIFTLEGMQPYGWYLTLVQFAYYTTFAVIQLLLSGESLSKKIPLKTYAVIAILTVGTMGFSNSSVGYLNYPTQVIFKSCKLIPVMIGSVLILGKRYSFAEVVACVCMSAGLIWFTLADSTIQPTFSITGVVLVSLALLCDAVIGNVQEGAIKKYNEGATHVVLYSYSLGFIIILLGLIMSNQLFSAASFATQFPWEVYGRGAVLSLAGFCGVQVVLTLVTLHGALLAVTITTCRKALTICLSFVFFSKPFTIQYVWGGVLVIAGIYLNIYGKKNKGSSTPFLVSLQKLYMAVQRSLAPKVSTIKEGDSSLFNV; encoded by the exons ATGACTAAGGGGGAGAGTGTGTTTGTGCCCCTAGGGGAGGCTGGAGCCGATGGGCCGCAGCCTCCCAAGAAGGTGGTCAAGTTCTTTGGCATCCCGGTGTCTACCTTACCCGTGACCCTGCAGCTGATCCTCTTGACAGCCTTGGTCTTCATCTTCTACCTCATGTATGGATATGTTCTG GAGTTAATCTTCACCCTTGAGGGCATGCAGCCATATGGGTGGTACCTGACGTTGGTGCAGTTCGCCTACTACACCACGTTTGCCGTCATCCAGTTACTCCTCTCCGGCGAGAGCCTCTCCAAAAA AATACCTTTGAAGACCTATGCAGTGATTGCCATATTAACTGTTGGCACCATGGGCTTCTCTAACTCTTCTGTTGGCTACCTGAACTATCCAACCCAG GTGATATTCAAGTCATGCAAGTTGATACCGGTGATGATTGGATCTGTTCTCATTCTTGGGAAGCGCTATTCCTTTGCTGAGGTTGTGGCATGTGTCTGCATGAGTGCTGGGCTGATTTGGTTCACTCTGGCGGACTCGACAATACAACCAACCTTTTCCATCACTG GCGTGGTGCTAGTCAGTCTGGCTCTGTTATGTGATGCAGTCATTGGCAACGTTCAAGAAGGAGCCATCAAAAAATACAATGAGGGAGCTACTCATGTTGTCCTCTACTCCTACAGCCTGGGGTTCATTATCATCCTTTTAGGTCTAATAATGAGCAACCAGTTATTTTCTGCTGCATCATTTGCTACACAG TTTCCCTGGGAGGTGTATGGGCGAGGAGCAGTGTTGTCGCTGGCTGGGTTTTGTGGTGTGCAGGTGGTTCTCACACTAGTAACCCTGCATGGAGCACTCCTAGCTGTTACCATCACCACCTGTCGCAAGGCCCTCACCATATGCCTCTCATTCGTCTTCTTCAGTAAACCATTCACCATACA GTATGTGTGGGGAGGTGTTCTCGTCATAGCTGGAATATACCTCaatatatatggaaagaaaaacaagggcTCTTCAACCCCTTTCTTGGTGTCCTTACAAAAACTGTACATGGCAGTGCAGAGGAGTCTTGCACCCAAGGTGAGCACCATAAAGGAAGGGGACTCCTCTTTGTTCAATGTCTGA
- the LOC127000559 gene encoding CDK2-associated and cullin domain-containing protein 1-like yields MGTAMEDMAGGSMGGHKSLSLSAKPATDIPRRPLALTNMTSEDYCNTYWPQLRSAIDKLLEGPPPPQHMGPVIEFEPMYSAAYKCVCQQHSETLFSDLMSHIQRHFAGIAVQLQNEEESQLIDHCFYVIHHAMYSLDGIIPVFTYLNKVYVSTKLSSNLRTELQNLFCKTVIDPVIDKLVAIVRQTNELRPFSVAPHVIASVIKNLHKLNPSYSQKYPQVFAGYIPGILPAMREHELSGYIDETRELQATLRQFWMTSNTQGRKRCLDEEMPS; encoded by the exons ATGGGGACTGCAATGGAGGACATGGCTGGAGGCTCAATGGGAGGCCATAAATCCCTGAGCCTCTCTGCCAAGCCGGCCACAGACATCCCACGGAGGCCACTGG CACTCACGAACATGACGAGTGAAGATTACTGCAACACCTACTGGCCTCAGCTGCGGAGTGCCATTGACAAGCTACTAGAGGGCCCCCCGCCTCCTCAACACATGGGACCGGTCATTGAGTTTGAGCCCATGTACTCGGCGGCATACAAGTGTGTCTGTCAGCAACACTCAGAAACGCTCTTCAGTGACCTCATGTCCCATATTCAGAGGCATTTTGCTGGAATCGCTGTGCAGTTGCAG aatgaagaggagagtcAACTGATTGACCACTGTTTCTATGTTATTCATCATGCCATGTATAGCCTTGATGGGATTATTCCAGTTTTTACATATTTG AATAAAGTCTATGTTTCAACTAAGCTGTCTTCAAATCTACGAACAGAATTGCAAAACCTATTCTGCAAAACTGTCATTGATCCAGTTATTGATAAGCTAGTAG CCATAGTGAGGCAGACAAATGAATTGCGGCCATTCTCTGTAGCCCCCCACGTCATAGCTTCCGTCATTAAGAATCTGCACAAGCTTAATCCAAGCTATTCACAAAAGTATCCACAG GTATTTGCTGGGTACATTCCTGGCATTCTTCCTGCGATGCGAGAACATGAGCTCTCTGGATATATAGACGAGACTCGAGAACTGCAAGCAACTTTACGCCAGTTCTGGATGACTTCAAATactcaaggaaggaagaggtgtttagatgaagaaatgcCCAGTTAG